In Halomarina salina, one DNA window encodes the following:
- a CDS encoding DUF6684 family protein, with amino-acid sequence MGRLVPTGTDIDRETLLDITVNLIPMGILVFFVVLFLVFTPFPPNLFIAGVSHFLTIFPLVLLALLTYVAAKVIARDEKKLEERSNEGQGLEARSTAGEEQAPATGGEGQSGSSVSDGQVDESRSATDGTTADSAPDARSDDDTVESAVTPADDGGEPASTDGPDAEATDDSAADERSGDESERSTDE; translated from the coding sequence ATGGGACGGCTCGTTCCGACCGGGACGGACATCGACCGCGAGACGCTACTCGACATCACGGTCAACCTCATCCCGATGGGGATACTCGTGTTCTTCGTCGTCCTCTTCCTGGTGTTCACGCCGTTCCCGCCGAACCTGTTCATCGCGGGCGTGAGCCACTTCCTCACCATCTTCCCGCTAGTCCTGCTCGCGCTGTTGACCTACGTCGCCGCGAAGGTCATCGCCCGCGACGAGAAGAAACTGGAGGAGCGGTCGAACGAGGGGCAGGGGCTGGAGGCCCGTTCGACGGCGGGCGAGGAGCAGGCCCCGGCGACGGGCGGCGAGGGGCAGTCCGGCAGCTCGGTGAGCGACGGACAGGTCGACGAGTCCCGGAGTGCGACCGACGGAACGACCGCGGACTCGGCACCCGACGCGCGGTCCGACGACGACACCGTCGAGTCGGCGGTGACGCCGGCGGACGACGGCGGCGAACCGGCGTCGACGGACGGACCAGACGCCGAAGCCACGGACGACTCGGCAGCCGACGAGCGCAGCGGGGACGAGAGCGAACGGTCGACGGATGAGTGA